A part of Miscanthus floridulus cultivar M001 chromosome 6, ASM1932011v1, whole genome shotgun sequence genomic DNA contains:
- the LOC136457311 gene encoding uncharacterized protein: MIDVVCAYGSGYKGPNFNQLRGSLLAKLVVETRNFVDGFRNTWRETGCTIMADGWTDRKRRTLINFLVYCPKVDSDERPAMGYLFAGFHAARDEIEKRFQRKKEFVKPFLEYMDARWDKHFDKNLHAVGFWFNPNNQYNPQLREKYKFATSGVLDVIERYAGKDVALRNILTKEMKTFRNAEGDFGRASAINDRSGMLADEWWETYGCSAPNLQKLALRVLSQTCSASGCERSWSYFEHVHSKKRNRLEHQRLNDIVYVHCNLRLRQRSKIRTRNYDPISLEQIGMGNEAWILEDSPPRLNSEELNAFRSELSALSIQCSDELVLDLNAIEADAMEDSDEIQDIQDQERPQRDEDLFDFDGMAFDVGGSSACYAAPRDEWDPVNFD, from the exons ATGATTGATGTTGTGTGTGCATATGGTTCTGGATACAAGGGGCCAAACTTTAATCAGCTGCGTGGTTCATTGCTTGCAAAATTAGTTGTGGAAACTAGGAATTTTGTTGATGGTTTCCGCAACACTTGGAGGGAAACTGGTTGCACTATTATGGCTGATGGGTGGACTGACAGAAAGAGAAGGACCCTCATCAACTTCTTGGTCTATTGTCCCAAAG TGGACAGCGATGAGAGACCTGCAATGGGATATCTATTTGCAGGATTCCATGCTGCAAGAGATGAAATTGAAAAGAGATTTCAGCGAAAGAAAGAGTTTGTAAAGCCTTTCTTGGAATACATGGATGCACGGTGGGATAAGCACTTTGATAAGAATCTTCATGCTGTTGGCTTTTGGTTCAATCCTAATAACCAGTACAATCCTCAACTACGAGAGAAGTACAAGTTCGCTACTTCTGGAGTTCTTGATGTCATAGAGAGATATGCTGGCAAAGATGTTGCCCTTAGAAATATTTTGACAAAAGAAATGAAGACTTTTAGGAATGCAGAAGGTGATTTTGGGCGTGCAAGTGCTATAAATGATCGCTCGGGCATGCTTGCTG ATGAGTGGTGGGAAACTTATGGCTGCAGCGCACCAAACTTGCAGAAGCTTGCCTTGCGTGTGTTGAGCCAAACTTGTAGTGCTTCTGGATGTGAGAGGAGCTGGAGCTACTTTGAACATGTGCACTCCAAGAAAAGAAATAGATTAGAGCATCAAAGGTTAAATGATATTGTGTATGTTCATTGTAACCTGAGGCTGCGTCAAAG GTCCAAGATCAGGACTAGAAATTATGACCCAATAAGTTTGGAACAAATTGGAATGGGAAATGAAGCTTGGATCTTAGAAGACAGTCCACCTCGCCTTAACTCGGAAGAGTTGAACGCCTTTCGTAGTGAACTATCCGCACTAAGTATACAATGCAGTGATG AATTGGTGCTGGACTTGAATGCTATTGAGGCTGATGCCATGGAAGACAGTGACGAGATTCAGGACATTCAGGACCAGGAAAGGCCCCAAAGGGATGAAGATCTATTTGATTTTGATGGTATGGCATTTGATGTTGGTGGATCAAGTGCTTGTTATGCTGCACCACGAGATGAATGGGATCCTGTGAATTTTGATTGA